From Methanoculleus thermophilus, the proteins below share one genomic window:
- a CDS encoding ferritin family protein: protein MPDFTNPFAGNHMERKLDRGELIRTIRFSIAAEYEAIQFYEQIAESTDDPLVQKVMRDIADEEREHAGEFLRLLREIEPAEEEFYRHGYEEVEEMIEELKKGGA, encoded by the coding sequence ATGCCTGATTTTACAAACCCCTTTGCCGGGAACCATATGGAGCGCAAACTGGATCGCGGGGAACTTATCCGGACGATCCGGTTCTCGATTGCCGCGGAGTATGAGGCGATCCAGTTCTATGAGCAGATCGCCGAGTCGACCGACGACCCGCTGGTCCAGAAGGTGATGCGGGATATCGCAGACGAGGAGAGAGAGCACGCCGGGGAGTTCCTCCGCCTCCTTCGGGAGATTGAACCTGCCGAGGAAGAGTTCTACCGGCACGGCTACGAGGAGGTCGAGGAGATGATCGAGGAGTTGAAGAAGGGCGGGGCTTGA